In a genomic window of candidate division Zixibacteria bacterium HGW-Zixibacteria-1:
- a CDS encoding NADH-quinone oxidoreductase subunit B: MGIIKKVPVYLEKIPGGGLITTSLDSIFSYSQASSLWYLLFGTACCAIELMATGASRYDFDRLGMIFRASPRQSDLIIAAGTITKKMGPRLRLLYDQMAEPKYVIAMGGCTIGGGPFYYDSYAVEKGIDHIVPVDVYIPGCPPRPESLLEGCLTLQKKVKKLKIQDWS, translated from the coding sequence ATGGGTATAATAAAGAAAGTTCCGGTATATTTGGAAAAAATCCCGGGTGGAGGTCTGATAACCACCAGCCTGGATTCCATTTTCAGTTACTCGCAGGCCAGTTCACTCTGGTATTTGCTATTCGGAACCGCCTGTTGCGCCATTGAGTTGATGGCCACCGGCGCATCCCGTTATGATTTTGACCGGTTGGGCATGATTTTCCGCGCCTCGCCGCGCCAGTCCGACCTGATAATCGCGGCCGGGACCATTACCAAGAAAATGGGCCCAAGATTACGGCTGCTTTATGATCAGATGGCCGAGCCGAAGTATGTCATCGCCATGGGGGGATGCACGATCGGCGGCGGCCCGTTTTATTATGACAGCTATGCGGTTGAGAAGGGAATCGATCATATTGTGCCGGTTGATGTTTATATCCCCGGCTGCCCGCCGCGGCCGGAATCGCTTCTGGAAGGCTGTTTGACCCTGCAGAAGAAGGTCAAGAAACTGAAAATCCAGGATTGGAGTTAA
- a CDS encoding NADH-quinone oxidoreductase subunit L — MLENAFIIPFYPLFAFVMIIFVTRWKEKLSSYLSIGMILIALAHSIGVLIQMIGRHGEPLEMSIPFITLPSLHLELGAWFDPLTAVMLVVVTTVSSCVQIYSLGYMHGDPRWSRYFSYLSLFTFSMLGLVIANNFFMIFIFWELVGLTSYLLIGFWFEKKSASDAGKKAFITTRIGDLGFIVGLLMLGLYAGTFNYQEVFSIVKSGTLSPAILGAAGVLIFCGAVGKSAQFPLHVWLPDAMEGPTPVSALIHAATMVAAGVYLVARAMTLFAASGTASMVVAVIGLITSFMAATIALTQFDIKRVLAYSTVSQLGYMIMALGLYGYDTYNHHHTPGFYAGTFHLMTHAFFKALLFLGAGSVIHAVHTNDIREMGGLFGKMKITAITFIVASLSIAGIFPLSGFWSKDEIVAATSAHPVFMVFTLAIAFMTAFYMFRLCFMTFTGKPRDQHRYDHAHESPKSMTVPLMFLGFLSVFAGWVGLPWLGHGFASFVFHGEAYHPHANYPLMLISTVVAVSGIGLAYAMYYKKAISPDAIVEKFKPLYTLLYNKYYFDELYDIILIRPILGLTNVLWWFDANVIDGLVNFAGWITIKWADVKMWFDKWIIDGAVNGTGHVCMFFSWLFRYIQSGSFQFYTLVIIGAALEIMLFRVSLWAFYILLAAVILLALLRLAIKTNRSGRVKAEPNIEA; from the coding sequence ATGCTGGAAAATGCTTTTATAATACCGTTCTATCCGCTCTTTGCGTTCGTGATGATTATCTTCGTCACGCGCTGGAAGGAAAAGTTGTCGTCGTATCTCTCGATCGGCATGATCCTGATTGCGCTGGCTCATTCGATCGGTGTCCTGATTCAGATGATCGGCCGTCACGGCGAACCACTGGAAATGTCCATCCCGTTCATCACTCTGCCGTCGCTTCATCTTGAGCTGGGCGCCTGGTTCGATCCGCTCACGGCGGTGATGCTGGTGGTGGTGACGACGGTTTCGAGCTGCGTGCAGATTTATTCGCTCGGGTATATGCACGGTGACCCGCGCTGGAGCCGGTATTTTTCGTATCTGTCGCTGTTTACGTTTTCCATGCTCGGCCTGGTGATTGCCAATAACTTTTTCATGATATTCATCTTCTGGGAACTGGTCGGACTTACCAGCTATCTGTTGATCGGTTTCTGGTTCGAGAAGAAGTCGGCTTCCGATGCCGGCAAAAAAGCATTTATCACGACTCGCATCGGCGATCTTGGTTTTATCGTCGGCCTGCTAATGTTGGGCCTGTATGCCGGAACTTTCAATTACCAGGAAGTCTTCAGCATCGTCAAGTCCGGGACACTATCGCCCGCGATTCTGGGCGCGGCCGGTGTCTTAATCTTCTGCGGCGCGGTCGGCAAGTCGGCCCAGTTTCCGCTGCATGTGTGGCTGCCTGATGCTATGGAGGGCCCGACCCCGGTTTCGGCTTTGATCCATGCCGCCACCATGGTTGCGGCCGGTGTTTATCTGGTCGCCCGGGCAATGACATTATTTGCGGCTTCGGGAACCGCCTCGATGGTGGTGGCCGTAATCGGCCTGATCACCTCCTTTATGGCGGCGACCATTGCCCTGACACAATTCGATATTAAACGGGTGCTGGCTTATTCGACGGTCAGCCAGCTGGGATATATGATTATGGCGCTGGGGCTGTATGGTTATGATACATATAATCACCATCACACCCCCGGGTTCTATGCCGGGACATTTCATTTGATGACCCACGCTTTCTTCAAGGCGCTGCTGTTCCTCGGAGCCGGATCGGTGATACATGCCGTGCACACCAATGACATCCGCGAAATGGGCGGATTATTCGGCAAAATGAAAATCACCGCGATTACGTTTATTGTGGCCTCGCTGTCGATTGCCGGGATATTCCCGTTGTCGGGATTCTGGTCCAAGGATGAAATCGTGGCGGCCACAAGCGCGCACCCGGTCTTTATGGTGTTTACACTGGCGATTGCCTTCATGACTGCTTTCTATATGTTCCGCCTCTGCTTCATGACCTTCACCGGCAAACCCCGCGACCAGCATCGTTACGATCATGCTCATGAGTCGCCGAAGTCGATGACGGTGCCGTTGATGTTTCTCGGATTTCTTTCGGTTTTCGCCGGCTGGGTCGGACTTCCCTGGCTGGGTCATGGTTTCGCATCTTTCGTTTTTCACGGCGAAGCTTATCATCCGCACGCCAACTACCCGTTGATGCTGATATCGACAGTTGTGGCCGTTTCCGGAATCGGTCTGGCTTATGCCATGTATTATAAGAAAGCTATTTCGCCGGATGCCATCGTCGAAAAATTCAAACCGCTGTACACTCTGCTTTACAATAAATATTACTTTGATGAGCTTTATGATATAATCCTTATCAGGCCGATTCTCGGTCTGACCAATGTACTGTGGTGGTTCGATGCCAATGTCATCGACGGACTCGTGAACTTCGCCGGATGGATAACGATCAAGTGGGCCGATGTCAAGATGTGGTTCGACAAATGGATTATCGATGGTGCCGTCAACGGCACCGGGCACGTCTGCATGTTTTTCTCATGGTTGTTCCGTTACATACAAAGCGGTTCCTTCCAATTCTACACATTGGTGATAATAGGGGCCGCCCTTGAAATAATGCTGTTCAGAGTTTCGTTATGGGCTTTTTATATACTGCTGGCGGCCGTCATCCTACTGGCGCTGCTCCGTCTGGCAATTAAGACAAACCGTTCCGGCAGGGTTAAGGCGGAACCGAATATAGAAGCTTAG
- a CDS encoding NADH-quinone oxidoreductase subunit NuoD — MADLRTEEFIVNMGPHHPSTHGVCRFMLTMDGEKIVKAEPVIGYLHRALEKICENRTYAQCIPVLDRFEYCTAMSCNQVFSLAVEKLAGIQVPERAEHLRVIMLELNRIASHLIWLGTTSLDLGALTPFLYAFRERESILDLFEMTCGQRLTFNYIRIGGVSKDIPPQFIPGARQFLSTFDHKVDDYERVLTENPIFMARNQNVGVMSSELALAYGVSGPNLRASGIKFDLRKDDTYSIYNRFKFDIPTGQNGDCYDRYMVRIREMRESAKIVRQALDALPEGDISAKFSPITFKAPAGELYSRIENSRGEMGVYLQSQDKEKKPLRVKLRGSSFNHLQVMPELVRGHLIADVVAVMASMDIILPDVDR; from the coding sequence ATGGCGGATTTGCGGACAGAAGAATTTATAGTCAACATGGGGCCGCATCACCCCTCGACACATGGTGTCTGCCGCTTTATGCTCACCATGGATGGTGAGAAAATTGTCAAAGCGGAACCGGTCATAGGCTATCTGCATCGTGCCCTTGAGAAAATTTGCGAAAACCGCACCTATGCCCAGTGTATCCCGGTTCTGGATCGGTTCGAGTATTGCACGGCGATGTCCTGTAATCAGGTCTTTTCACTGGCGGTGGAAAAACTGGCCGGTATTCAGGTTCCCGAGCGCGCCGAGCATCTGCGCGTAATCATGCTGGAACTCAACCGAATTGCCAGCCACCTGATCTGGCTGGGGACAACCTCACTTGATCTGGGCGCCCTGACGCCGTTTTTGTATGCCTTCCGTGAGCGGGAAAGTATTCTTGACCTGTTTGAAATGACCTGCGGGCAGAGGTTGACATTCAATTATATAAGAATCGGTGGTGTTTCCAAAGATATCCCGCCGCAGTTTATTCCGGGAGCCAGGCAATTTCTATCAACCTTCGATCATAAAGTTGATGACTACGAAAGAGTTCTGACCGAGAACCCGATCTTTATGGCCCGCAACCAGAATGTCGGCGTGATGTCGTCCGAACTGGCCCTGGCCTATGGTGTCTCCGGCCCCAATCTGCGCGCTTCGGGCATTAAGTTCGATCTTCGCAAAGATGATACCTATTCGATATATAATCGTTTCAAATTCGATATTCCCACCGGACAAAATGGTGATTGTTATGATCGATACATGGTCCGGATCAGGGAAATGCGTGAATCGGCCAAAATAGTCAGGCAGGCACTCGATGCGCTTCCCGAGGGTGACATCTCCGCCAAGTTCAGTCCGATTACATTCAAGGCCCCGGCCGGCGAATTGTACAGCCGGATCGAAAATTCCCGCGGAGAAATGGGCGTTTATCTGCAGTCTCAGGATAAAGAGAAAAAGCCGCTTCGGGTCAAGCTTCGCGGGAGTTCCTTCAATCATCTCCAGGTTATGCCGGAGCTGGTACGAGGACACCTGATTGCCGATGTGGTGGCGGTCATGGCTTCGATGGATATAATTTTGCCGGATGTGGATAGATAA
- a CDS encoding NADH-quinone oxidoreductase subunit NuoH codes for MEITGIFKYLYELLAGTGLPQVLVDIIALIFAAVVVFGFLCVVALFLVWWERKVSAHFQQRLGPMRTGWHGWRQTVHDAVKLLQKEDITPTAVDRYVFYWAPIMCFVAAFMAYIVIPFGDGLIVADLNIGILFVLAITTFTIISLLMAGWGSNNKYALLGGMRSAAQVVSYEVPMVVSVLAVIVFVGSLSMVDIVQSQAQIYQWYIFRLPFGPIAFITYIIAATAETNRTPFDIPEAEQELVAGFNIEYSGMKFAMFFLAEFVNMFTVSAIGATLFFGGWQGPLLPSWMWFMIKTLALVFVLMWFRWTFPRLRVDQLMEFSWKFLLPVSFINLILAGFMKYSGWFSW; via the coding sequence ATGGAAATTACTGGAATATTTAAGTATCTGTATGAATTGCTGGCCGGAACCGGCCTGCCTCAGGTTCTGGTCGATATAATCGCGCTGATCTTTGCCGCGGTGGTCGTTTTTGGTTTTCTCTGCGTGGTGGCTCTTTTCCTGGTCTGGTGGGAGAGAAAAGTTTCGGCGCATTTCCAGCAGCGGCTGGGTCCGATGCGGACCGGCTGGCATGGCTGGAGACAGACGGTGCATGACGCCGTCAAATTATTGCAGAAAGAGGATATTACCCCGACGGCGGTTGATCGGTATGTCTTTTATTGGGCGCCGATTATGTGTTTTGTGGCCGCTTTCATGGCCTATATTGTCATCCCGTTCGGCGATGGCCTGATAGTTGCCGACCTCAACATCGGGATTTTATTTGTCCTGGCCATCACCACTTTCACCATTATATCGCTTCTGATGGCCGGATGGGGCTCCAACAACAAATATGCTTTATTGGGCGGGATGCGGTCGGCGGCGCAGGTGGTCAGTTATGAGGTACCGATGGTGGTTTCGGTCCTGGCCGTGATTGTTTTTGTCGGGTCGCTGTCGATGGTCGATATCGTCCAGTCGCAGGCCCAGATATATCAATGGTACATTTTCCGCCTGCCGTTCGGCCCGATTGCCTTCATTACCTATATTATCGCCGCCACGGCCGAAACCAACCGGACACCTTTTGATATTCCCGAGGCCGAGCAGGAGCTGGTGGCCGGATTCAACATCGAGTATTCCGGCATGAAGTTCGCCATGTTTTTCCTGGCGGAGTTCGTCAATATGTTTACCGTTTCGGCCATCGGTGCGACGCTCTTTTTCGGCGGCTGGCAGGGCCCGCTGCTTCCGTCATGGATGTGGTTCATGATTAAAACCCTGGCGCTCGTGTTTGTCCTGATGTGGTTCCGCTGGACATTCCCGCGGCTTCGGGTGGATCAATTGATGGAGTTTTCATGGAAGTTCCTTCTTCCGGTTTCATTTATAAATCTCATTCTGGCCGGGTTTATGAAATACTCGGGGTGGTTCAGCTGGTGA
- a CDS encoding oxidoreductase, with protein MNFPILTYMIFIPLFGFIAVMFLPKEKHWLIRWTSAAFSFIPMLLSFYLTYLYYFNFSSSADMVFAEGPFDWIAPINAQYYLGVDGISVPMLFLTGLLSFISILASFNIAKRVKEYFSFFLLLEAGMMGVFCALDFFLFYVFWEVMLVPMYFLIGVWGGPRKEYAAIKFFLYTLFGSIFMLVAILVLYFTSDPHTLNMMELIQQVPGGMGHSLQLMCFVFLFVAFAIKVPVWPFHTWLPDAHVEAPTAVSVILAGVLLKMGTYGMLRVSWPMFPEATRYFAIPIAILGLIAIIYGALVSMAQKDLKKLVAYSSVSHMGYCMLALGAYSSVTAISGCMFQMFSHGLITGALFLLVGVLYDRAHTREIAAFGGLGSKLPVYTGLMVLFSMASLGLPGMSGFVSEFMVFIGAFTAPAPDLTIYTALAVLGVVLTAGYMLRMVQKVFLGEFNSEKWAGLTDINVREVITVAPLAFLTILIGVYPSPLTNIMKATLENLVNLMAR; from the coding sequence ATGAATTTCCCGATATTAACTTACATGATATTCATCCCGCTGTTCGGCTTTATAGCGGTGATGTTTCTGCCCAAGGAAAAGCACTGGTTGATCAGATGGACCTCGGCGGCTTTCTCATTCATTCCCATGCTCCTGTCTTTTTACCTGACCTATCTTTACTATTTCAACTTTTCCAGTTCGGCCGACATGGTTTTTGCCGAGGGACCGTTCGACTGGATCGCGCCGATTAACGCGCAGTACTATCTGGGTGTCGATGGAATCTCGGTACCGATGTTGTTCCTGACCGGGTTATTATCGTTTATTTCGATTCTGGCCTCATTTAACATTGCCAAACGGGTCAAGGAATATTTTTCGTTTTTCCTCCTGCTCGAGGCGGGCATGATGGGCGTCTTTTGCGCCCTTGATTTCTTCCTCTTTTATGTTTTCTGGGAAGTCATGCTGGTGCCGATGTACTTCCTGATCGGTGTCTGGGGCGGGCCCAGAAAAGAATATGCGGCGATCAAGTTCTTCTTATATACATTGTTCGGGTCGATATTCATGCTGGTGGCGATTCTGGTGCTGTATTTCACCAGCGATCCGCACACCCTGAACATGATGGAACTGATACAGCAGGTGCCGGGAGGCATGGGGCACTCGCTGCAGTTGATGTGTTTCGTCTTCCTGTTTGTGGCCTTCGCCATCAAGGTTCCGGTCTGGCCGTTCCATACATGGTTGCCCGATGCTCATGTCGAGGCGCCGACCGCCGTTTCGGTCATCCTTGCCGGTGTCCTGCTTAAGATGGGGACGTATGGTATGCTGAGAGTTTCCTGGCCGATGTTCCCGGAAGCTACCCGGTATTTTGCCATCCCGATTGCCATCCTCGGTTTGATAGCCATTATCTATGGCGCGCTGGTATCGATGGCGCAGAAAGATCTCAAGAAGCTGGTCGCCTATTCGTCGGTTTCGCATATGGGTTACTGCATGCTGGCTCTGGGCGCATATTCCTCGGTAACCGCGATTTCAGGCTGTATGTTTCAGATGTTCAGCCACGGTTTGATCACCGGGGCGCTGTTCCTTTTGGTCGGCGTTCTTTATGATAGAGCGCATACCCGCGAAATTGCCGCTTTCGGAGGACTCGGTTCCAAGCTGCCGGTATATACCGGTTTGATGGTGCTGTTCTCGATGGCCTCACTCGGCTTGCCGGGAATGTCCGGTTTTGTTTCCGAGTTCATGGTTTTTATCGGTGCTTTCACCGCTCCGGCGCCCGATCTGACCATCTACACCGCCCTCGCGGTTCTGGGTGTGGTACTGACCGCAGGCTACATGCTGCGAATGGTGCAGAAAGTTTTTCTGGGTGAGTTTAACTCCGAGAAATGGGCCGGCTTGACCGATATCAATGTTCGGGAAGTTATCACGGTGGCGCCGCTTGCATTTCTGACGATTCTGATCGGGGTTTATCCTTCACCCCTTACCAATATTATGAAAGCAACCCTGGAGAACCTGGTTAACCTGATGGCTCGATAG
- a CDS encoding NADH-quinone oxidoreductase subunit J, translated as MDFLTNFIDAVASQPVFYLLSLAMIISALMVVTLRNIFHCAIFLIMTLFCVAGIYILLNAEFLAAVQVLIYVGAVSVLMIFAIMLTSQLTSVKIQQTNEQVTAAGLIAIAFLGASMYAMLRTKWNLGEVTLPENNIMSLGKLLMTDFVLPFEVVSVLLLAALIGAVVLARRESS; from the coding sequence ATGGACTTTCTTACGAACTTCATTGATGCTGTCGCTTCTCAACCGGTGTTTTACCTGCTGTCACTGGCGATGATAATATCGGCGCTGATGGTGGTGACGCTGAGAAATATCTTTCACTGTGCCATATTTTTGATAATGACGCTGTTTTGCGTGGCCGGTATATACATCTTATTAAATGCGGAATTTCTGGCCGCCGTACAGGTGCTTATTTATGTCGGGGCGGTGTCGGTTCTGATGATCTTTGCCATCATGTTAACATCGCAGCTGACTTCGGTAAAAATCCAGCAAACCAATGAACAGGTGACGGCGGCGGGCCTGATAGCGATTGCATTTCTGGGCGCTTCTATGTATGCCATGCTCCGGACCAAATGGAATCTTGGTGAAGTGACACTGCCGGAAAATAATATTATGTCGCTCGGCAAGCTCCTGATGACCGATTTCGTGCTGCCGTTCGAAGTCGTTTCGGTGCTTCTGCTGGCCGCGCTTATCGGAGCGGTGGTTCTGGCAAGAAGGGAGAGTTCCTGA
- a CDS encoding NADH-quinone oxidoreductase subunit NuoK, which yields MGSYIALAGVLFAIGIFGVLTRRNAIGILMSLELMFNAVNINFVAFNKYIATCNGTLTGQIFAIFVVVVAAAEAVVGLAIVLLIYRNWKGIEVDRINVMKW from the coding sequence ATGGGCAGCTATATAGCACTTGCCGGGGTCCTGTTCGCCATCGGCATTTTCGGCGTCCTGACGCGCCGCAATGCCATCGGGATCCTGATGTCGCTTGAATTGATGTTCAACGCCGTGAATATAAATTTTGTCGCGTTCAATAAATACATTGCTACCTGCAATGGAACCCTGACCGGTCAGATATTTGCCATTTTCGTGGTTGTGGTGGCCGCCGCGGAAGCCGTAGTGGGACTGGCCATAGTGCTACTGATTTACCGCAACTGGAAGGGTATCGAAGTCGACCGGATTAATGTCATGAAGTGGTAA
- the lepB gene encoding signal peptidase I, with translation MNNDFLLEEFQQVETDKPTVRPPRPPRRPQKTKPLWREYVEVLFISLAAAVLLRLFVVSAYRVDSASMEDSLFEGDYIFVNKLAYNFGEPQTNDVVVFKYPLNPTKDYIKRIVALPGQTVEIIDKVVYVDNQLAEILPNAKNSDPKIMAAQLSARDNFGPVQVPIGQYFVLGDNRDESQDSRFWGFVPAEFLKGKALFIYWSWEPDPDSPKWEFPYITSVFGNTFYFLTGFPSHTRWDRLFTAL, from the coding sequence ATGAATAACGATTTTCTCCTTGAAGAATTTCAACAGGTCGAAACGGATAAGCCGACGGTTCGTCCCCCGCGACCACCCCGCCGGCCCCAAAAGACCAAACCGCTCTGGCGGGAATATGTCGAAGTTCTCTTTATTTCGCTGGCGGCAGCCGTTCTTTTAAGGCTGTTTGTCGTGTCGGCTTATCGGGTCGATTCCGCCTCGATGGAGGATTCGCTGTTCGAGGGAGATTACATTTTCGTCAACAAACTGGCCTACAATTTCGGCGAACCACAGACAAATGATGTCGTCGTCTTCAAATATCCGCTTAATCCGACCAAGGATTATATCAAACGGATAGTTGCCCTGCCGGGTCAGACCGTCGAAATAATCGACAAGGTCGTTTATGTCGATAATCAACTGGCGGAAATTCTCCCCAATGCCAAAAACAGCGATCCCAAAATCATGGCGGCTCAGCTTTCGGCCCGCGACAATTTCGGCCCTGTTCAGGTTCCGATCGGGCAATATTTCGTGCTTGGAGACAACCGTGATGAGAGCCAGGACAGCCGGTTCTGGGGTTTTGTGCCGGCTGAATTTCTCAAGGGCAAGGCGTTGTTCATATACTGGTCATGGGAACCCGATCCGGATTCCCCCAAGTGGGAGTTTCCTTATATTACCTCCGTCTTCGGTAATACTTTCTACTTCCTGACCGGTTTTCCGTCCCATACGCGGTGGGACCGTTTGTTTACCGCGCTTTAA
- a CDS encoding NADH:ubiquinone oxidoreductase subunit A (Catalyzes the transfer of electrons from NADH to ubiquinone): MSEYLSVLIFLMVGIGIVLFTFFFARLIRPHNPYKAKNQTYECAETPIGNSWVKFNNRFYIFALIFVVFDVEAIFLFPWAVAFGQLGLFALIEMIIFIAILIFGLYYAWRKGALKWV; this comes from the coding sequence ATGAGCGAGTACTTATCGGTTTTGATCTTTCTGATGGTTGGGATAGGAATAGTCCTCTTTACCTTTTTCTTTGCCCGGCTGATTCGGCCCCATAATCCTTATAAAGCCAAAAATCAAACTTATGAATGTGCCGAGACCCCGATCGGGAATTCGTGGGTTAAGTTCAACAACCGCTTCTACATATTTGCGCTGATTTTTGTCGTTTTCGATGTTGAAGCGATCTTTCTCTTCCCGTGGGCGGTGGCTTTCGGTCAATTGGGGCTGTTTGCCCTGATAGAAATGATAATCTTTATTGCTATTTTGATTTTCGGGCTTTACTATGCGTGGAGGAAGGGGGCGCTTAAATGGGTATAA